In Camelina sativa cultivar DH55 chromosome 16, Cs, whole genome shotgun sequence, a single window of DNA contains:
- the LOC104751710 gene encoding uncharacterized protein LOC104751710 — translation MERNTPVRKTHTSTADLLTWSEVPPQDSPSSASRSAVRSHQPSDGISKVVFGGQVTDEEVESLNKRKPCSEHKMKEITGSGIFSRHEDDDASEPLPVYQQALSGISHISFGEEDDLSPRKPSTLPEVAKQRELSGTMENDSASKLKKQLSDAKYKEISGQNIFAPPPEIKPRSGTNRALALKDNFNLGAESQSAEEDSSVKTAKKIYDKKFAELSGNNIFKGDAASSSVEKHLSQAKLKEIGGNNIFADGKVEARDYLGGVRKPPGGETSIALV, via the exons atggaGAGAAACACTCCGGTGAGAAAGACACACACATCAACCGCAGATCTACTCACTTGGTCGGAAGTTCCGCCGCAGGATTCTCCTTCCTCCGCTTCTCGCTCCGCCGTTCGTTCTCACCAG CCGTCGGATGGGATTAGCAAAGTGGTGTTCGGAGGTCAAGTGACGGATGAAGAAGTTGAGAGCTTGAACAAAAG GAAACCATGCTCAGAACATAAAATGAAGGAGATTACTGGTAGTGGGATCTTTTCTCGTCacgaagatgatgatgcatCAGAGCCATTACCTGTTTATCAG CAAGCACTTAGTGGTATAAGTCATATATCATTTGGTGAAGAGGATGATCTGTCTCCTAGAAAGCCGTCTACTTTACCTGAAGTTGCCAAACAGCGTGAGCTCAGTGGGACTATGGAGAATGACTCAGCTTcaaagctgaagaagcagctctCTGATGCTAAGTACAAAGAGATCAGTGGACAGAACATCTTTGCACCTCCGCCTGAGATCAAACCTCGATCTGGAACTAATCGTGCATTGGCTCTTAAGGATAATTTCAACCTCGGTGCTGAATCACAA TCTGCGGAAGAAGACTCATCTGTGAAGACGGCAAAGAAGATTTATGACAAGAAATTCGCAGAACTTTCAGGGAACAACATATTCAAAGGAGATGCAGCGTCATCTTCTGTTGAAAAGCATCTGAGTCAAGCGAAGCTAAAGGAGATAGGAGGAAACAACATATTTGCAGATGGGAAGGTAGAGGCAAGAGACTATCTTGGAGGCGTCCGTAAACCACCAGGTGGTGAGACTAGCATCGCCCTTGTTTAA
- the LOC104751708 gene encoding uncharacterized methyltransferase At1g78140, chloroplastic isoform X2: MPMTVVSGRFSTAFLPTVSFSLSRLRSFKYAAQRRVVIVSKSAHASSSVSVSVETNSNVDSVIEKETKNRGEKKILACPICYNSLAWISQPNGFVESTASSGTQLQCNTCKRGYSGNETHLDLAVASGTKQYSEPMPLSTELFRTPLVSFLYERGWRQNFIWGGFPGPEKEFEMAKDYLKPVLGGNIIDASCGSGMFSRLFARSQLFSLVVALDYSENMLRQCYELLNQEENFPNKEKLVLVRADIARLPFLSGSVDAVHAGAALHCWPSPSSAVAEISRVLRPGGVFVATTFIYDGPFSFIPFLKNFRQEIMRYSGAHVFLSERELEDLCTACGLVGFTRVRNGPFIMLSATKPR, encoded by the exons atgccgATGACGGTTGTTTCCGGTCGATTCTCGACGGCGTTTCTCCCCactgtttctttttccttgtcGAGGTTGCGTTCCTTCAAGTACGCAGCTCAAAGACGCGTTGTTATCGTTTCCAAATCAGCTcacgcttcttcttctgtctctgtCTCCGTCGAGACGAATTCGAAT GTGGATTCTGTTATCGAGAAGGAGACGAAGAacagaggagagaagaagattctAGCTTGTCCCATCTGTTATAACTCCTTAGCATGGATTAGTCAGCCTAATGGTTTTGT AGAATCTACTGCCTCCTCTGGTACTCAATTACAATGCAATACCTGTAAAAGGGGTTACTCCGGTAATGAGACGCATCTTGATTTGGCTGTCGCTAGTGGAACCAAGCAATACAGTGAGCCAATGCCTCTTTCCACTGAGTTGTTCAG GACTCCATTAGTCTCTTTCCTTTATGAGAGGGGTTGGCGTCAGAATTTCATATGGGGTGGTTTTCCAGGACCAGAGAAAGAG TTTGAAATGGCTAAAGACTACCTGAAGCCTGTTTTGGGAGGCAATATTATTGATGCCAGTTGCGGAAGTGGGATGTTCTCGAGGTTATTCGCTAGAAGCCAGCTATTTTCTCTGGTTGTTGCCCTTGATTACTCAGAGAATATGCTGCGACAGTGCTATGAACTCttaaatcaagaagaaaacttTCCCAACAAAGA GAAACTTGTCCTAGTCCGAGCAGACATTGCTAGACTCCCTTTCCTTTCTGGTTCAGTTGACGCTGTCCATGCTGGTGCTGCTCTTCATTGTTGGCCTTCACCTTCCTCAGCC GTTGCTGAGATAAGCCGTGTTCTTAGACCTGGAGGAGTATTTGTTGCCACCACATTCATCTATGACGGTCCTTTTAGTTTTATCCCGTTCTTGAAGAATTTTCGTCAG GAAATAATGAGATATTCAGGTGCTCACGTCTTTCTGAGTGAACGCGAGCTTGAAGATCTCTGCACAGCCTGTGGACTCGTTGGCTTCACTCGGGTTAGAAACGGGCCATTTATAATGCTCTCCGCCACAAAACCCAGATAA
- the LOC104751708 gene encoding uncharacterized methyltransferase At1g78140, chloroplastic isoform X1 — protein sequence MPMTVVSGRFSTAFLPTVSFSLSRLRSFKYAAQRRVVIVSKSAHASSSVSVSVETNSNQVDSVIEKETKNRGEKKILACPICYNSLAWISQPNGFVESTASSGTQLQCNTCKRGYSGNETHLDLAVASGTKQYSEPMPLSTELFRTPLVSFLYERGWRQNFIWGGFPGPEKEFEMAKDYLKPVLGGNIIDASCGSGMFSRLFARSQLFSLVVALDYSENMLRQCYELLNQEENFPNKEKLVLVRADIARLPFLSGSVDAVHAGAALHCWPSPSSAVAEISRVLRPGGVFVATTFIYDGPFSFIPFLKNFRQEIMRYSGAHVFLSERELEDLCTACGLVGFTRVRNGPFIMLSATKPR from the exons atgccgATGACGGTTGTTTCCGGTCGATTCTCGACGGCGTTTCTCCCCactgtttctttttccttgtcGAGGTTGCGTTCCTTCAAGTACGCAGCTCAAAGACGCGTTGTTATCGTTTCCAAATCAGCTcacgcttcttcttctgtctctgtCTCCGTCGAGACGAATTCGAAT CAGGTGGATTCTGTTATCGAGAAGGAGACGAAGAacagaggagagaagaagattctAGCTTGTCCCATCTGTTATAACTCCTTAGCATGGATTAGTCAGCCTAATGGTTTTGT AGAATCTACTGCCTCCTCTGGTACTCAATTACAATGCAATACCTGTAAAAGGGGTTACTCCGGTAATGAGACGCATCTTGATTTGGCTGTCGCTAGTGGAACCAAGCAATACAGTGAGCCAATGCCTCTTTCCACTGAGTTGTTCAG GACTCCATTAGTCTCTTTCCTTTATGAGAGGGGTTGGCGTCAGAATTTCATATGGGGTGGTTTTCCAGGACCAGAGAAAGAG TTTGAAATGGCTAAAGACTACCTGAAGCCTGTTTTGGGAGGCAATATTATTGATGCCAGTTGCGGAAGTGGGATGTTCTCGAGGTTATTCGCTAGAAGCCAGCTATTTTCTCTGGTTGTTGCCCTTGATTACTCAGAGAATATGCTGCGACAGTGCTATGAACTCttaaatcaagaagaaaacttTCCCAACAAAGA GAAACTTGTCCTAGTCCGAGCAGACATTGCTAGACTCCCTTTCCTTTCTGGTTCAGTTGACGCTGTCCATGCTGGTGCTGCTCTTCATTGTTGGCCTTCACCTTCCTCAGCC GTTGCTGAGATAAGCCGTGTTCTTAGACCTGGAGGAGTATTTGTTGCCACCACATTCATCTATGACGGTCCTTTTAGTTTTATCCCGTTCTTGAAGAATTTTCGTCAG GAAATAATGAGATATTCAGGTGCTCACGTCTTTCTGAGTGAACGCGAGCTTGAAGATCTCTGCACAGCCTGTGGACTCGTTGGCTTCACTCGGGTTAGAAACGGGCCATTTATAATGCTCTCCGCCACAAAACCCAGATAA